In Uranotaenia lowii strain MFRU-FL chromosome 2, ASM2978415v1, whole genome shotgun sequence, one genomic interval encodes:
- the LOC129749999 gene encoding uncharacterized protein LOC129749999 — MSRSIGLVLLGLVVMTFAAPQQGANYPEGSPAAAKERDRYEVVGQEGGQAVVRNNGRNLTKDGDEETLEELQAKSAQYSYDSSIKDSISDQSITRQESREGLALKGMYAYSDGFYKREVHYVADEKGYRVVKELSIPIGDGPKVDPNGKADVSSSLSGSYSITADDIARPIRKSSRKV; from the coding sequence ATGTCCCGATCGATTGGTTTGGTATTGTTGGGATTGGTCGTGATGACGTTTGCGGCACCTCAGCAAGGAGCAAACTATCCCGAGGGATCGCCGGCAGCCGCCAAGGAACGCGATCGGTATGAGGTCGTGGGTCAGGAAGGTGGTCAAGCTGTGGTACGAAACAATGGAAGAAATCTGACCAAGGATGGCGATGAGGAAACACTGGAAGAGTTGCAGGCTAAGTCGGCGCAGTATTCCTACGACTCATCGATCAAGGACTCGATCAGCGATCAGAGCATAACTCGGCAGGAGTCCCGAGAAGGTCTGGCCTTGAAGGGAATGTACGCGTATAGTGATGGGTTCTACAAGCGGGAAGTTCATTACGTTGCCGACGAGAAGGGTTACCGGGTGGTGAAGGAGTTGTCGATCCCGATCGGTGATGGACCCAAGGTAGATCCCAATGGAAAGGCTGATGTTTCGTCTTCTCTTTCCGGTTCCTACTCGATCACTGCGGATGACATCGCGCGACCAATCAGGAAAAGTTCTCGGAAAGTTTAG
- the LOC129750002 gene encoding uncharacterized protein LOC129750002, producing MAKLFIVGFVALALIAIIEAASFGQCPVASKVQTCTPKCLSDVDCSTSGGKCCPNTCNYKSCVSPSQLTQSTGGGQSGNKYQSGGAGTYCGNVKCNAFETCKLDPSSKRQKCTRS from the exons ATGG caaaattattcattgtcGGATTCGTGGCTTTGGCTTTGATTGCGATCATTGAGGCGGCCT CTTTCGGTCAGTGCCCAGTGGCCTCCAAAGTGCAAACCTGTACCCCGAAGTGTTTGAGCGACGTCGATTGTAGCACCAGTGGTGGCAAGTGTTGTCCGAATACCTGTAATTACAAGTCTTGCGTAAGCCCTAGTCAGTTGACGCAAAGCACCGGAGGTGGCCAGAGCGGAAATAAGT ATCAATCGGGAGGTGCCGGAACCTATTGCGGAAACGTCAAGTGTAACGCCTTCGAAACCTGTAAATTGGACCCATCCAGCAAACGCCAAAAGTGTACTCGTtcttaa